A stretch of Crossiella cryophila DNA encodes these proteins:
- a CDS encoding DUF5666 domain-containing protein, which yields MNEEPLIVPVPEQPPVESAPPRRRGLRALGLVAVIGVAGAAVGAVLLGGLTGSAEPRGEIALAAEPEVLQVAAQDRQARGPKENKHRRVPADTTLLLGTVKSVTPGKLTVTRDGGGEVTVDTDARTRVRGNGQDALTGLQAGDRVAVRVTKENKALRVSAPKAHVTGTVTRLDGDRATVLGQSGLAVPVDLSAIQDKPKVGDLVSVRGDAADGGALLKAERLVQVPAKR from the coding sequence GTGAACGAGGAGCCGTTGATCGTGCCCGTCCCGGAACAGCCACCCGTCGAGTCCGCCCCGCCGCGCAGGCGAGGGCTCAGGGCACTCGGCCTGGTCGCGGTGATCGGCGTGGCCGGCGCCGCGGTCGGGGCCGTGCTGCTCGGCGGACTGACCGGGTCGGCCGAGCCGAGGGGCGAGATCGCGCTGGCCGCCGAGCCCGAGGTGCTCCAGGTGGCCGCGCAGGACCGGCAGGCCCGCGGCCCCAAGGAGAACAAGCACCGCCGGGTGCCGGCCGACACCACGCTGCTGCTCGGCACGGTGAAGTCGGTGACGCCGGGCAAGCTCACCGTGACCAGGGACGGCGGCGGCGAGGTCACCGTGGACACCGACGCCCGCACCAGGGTGCGCGGCAACGGCCAGGACGCGCTCACCGGTCTGCAGGCGGGTGACCGGGTCGCGGTCCGGGTGACCAAGGAGAACAAGGCGCTGCGGGTCAGCGCGCCGAAGGCGCACGTCACCGGCACCGTGACCAGGCTGGACGGGGACCGGGCCACCGTGCTCGGCCAGTCGGGGCTGGCCGTGCCGGTGGACCTGTCCGCCATCCAGGACAAGCCCAAGGTCGGCGATCTGGTCTCGGTCCGCGGTGACGCGGCCGACGGCGGCGCGCTGCTCAAGGCCGAGCGGCTGGTCCAGGTCCCGGCCAAGCGGTAG
- a CDS encoding response regulator transcription factor: MGPVSTAARVLLVEDAEAIRVAVASALSAAGYAAQARPDGRTLETDLDSFRPDLVILDVMLPGRDGFALLEVVRSRCDSAVVLLTARDGVHDRVRGLRGGADDYVVKPFELAELIARVGAVLRRLNRVPSTTQIADLVIDADGGIVSRVGVSIELTATELRLLSYLAAQRGRVVSKTQILTAVWGYEDYDANLVEVHVSALRRKLEAHGPRLLHTVRGLGYVLRANEP, translated from the coding sequence ATGGGACCGGTGAGCACCGCTGCACGAGTTCTGCTCGTCGAGGACGCCGAGGCCATCCGGGTCGCGGTGGCCTCCGCGCTGTCCGCCGCCGGCTACGCGGCGCAGGCCAGGCCGGATGGCCGGACCCTGGAGACCGATCTGGACTCCTTCCGCCCGGACCTGGTGATCCTGGACGTGATGCTGCCCGGCCGGGACGGGTTCGCCCTGCTGGAGGTGGTGCGCAGCCGGTGCGATTCGGCTGTGGTGCTGCTCACCGCGCGGGACGGCGTGCATGATCGGGTGCGCGGGCTGCGCGGTGGCGCGGACGACTACGTGGTCAAGCCGTTCGAGCTGGCCGAGCTGATCGCGCGGGTGGGTGCGGTGCTGCGGCGACTCAACCGGGTGCCTTCCACCACCCAGATCGCCGATCTGGTCATCGACGCGGACGGCGGAATCGTTTCCCGGGTCGGGGTGAGCATCGAGCTGACCGCGACCGAACTGCGGCTGCTGTCCTACCTGGCCGCCCAGCGCGGGCGGGTGGTGAGCAAGACCCAGATCCTCACCGCGGTGTGGGGTTATGAGGACTACGACGCGAACCTGGTCGAGGTGCACGTGAGCGCGTTGCGCCGCAAGCTGGAGGCGCACGGGCCCCGGCTGCTGCACACCGTGCGCGGGCTGGGCTACGTGCTGCGCGCGAACGAGCCGTGA
- a CDS encoding HAMP domain-containing sensor histidine kinase: protein MSTPDGVPPPLRTGSLRLRVSWASFGVFALAVIAFIVLVDWRFGVQSARELKDRVQARGDLVVSAARDSRDNHYLANKATGNGIRGTIVLPNGQEFTGPGQGEPVDPLRVERQLSGKRNLILVADRTETSAAQRRLRQLLALLGVGTLGAAALVQALVIRLSLRPLDRMTSLARSIAGGHRGGRLAPTKKNTDMGRTAAAFDEMLDALEGAERQARESEERVRRFLADAAHELRTPLAGVQAAAEAVVQSSPESSFEDRERLNVLMAREARRAGRLVEDLLSIARIDEGLELRWEPVDLLALARSEAERIRLLANHVQVVVAGTAVTVSGDADRLAQVLANLLGNARRYSERGGVVSVHVGQYGPWAFVEVADAGPGVPMADRQRIFDRLVRLDAARDQGSGGAGLGLAIAQGIARAHGGNLECVEPPPGQPGALFRLTLPIRPPTG, encoded by the coding sequence GTGAGCACGCCCGACGGCGTGCCGCCGCCATTGCGCACCGGATCACTGCGCCTGCGGGTGTCCTGGGCCTCCTTCGGCGTGTTCGCGCTGGCCGTGATCGCCTTCATCGTGCTGGTGGACTGGCGCTTCGGCGTGCAGTCGGCCAGGGAGCTGAAGGACAGGGTGCAGGCCCGCGGGGACCTGGTGGTCAGCGCGGCCAGGGACAGCAGGGACAACCACTACCTGGCGAACAAGGCCACCGGCAACGGCATCCGCGGCACCATCGTGCTGCCCAACGGCCAGGAGTTCACCGGCCCCGGCCAGGGCGAGCCGGTGGACCCGCTGCGGGTGGAACGCCAGCTCTCCGGCAAGCGCAACCTGATCCTGGTCGCCGACCGCACCGAGACCTCCGCCGCCCAGCGCAGGCTGCGCCAGCTGCTCGCCCTGCTCGGCGTGGGCACCCTCGGCGCCGCGGCGCTGGTGCAGGCACTGGTGATCCGGCTCTCGCTGCGCCCGCTGGACCGGATGACCAGCCTGGCCCGCTCCATCGCCGGCGGGCACCGCGGCGGCAGGCTGGCGCCGACCAAGAAGAACACCGACATGGGCCGCACCGCGGCGGCCTTCGACGAGATGCTGGACGCGCTGGAAGGCGCCGAACGCCAGGCCAGGGAGTCCGAGGAACGGGTCCGCCGGTTCCTGGCCGACGCCGCGCACGAACTGCGCACCCCCCTCGCCGGGGTGCAGGCCGCGGCCGAGGCGGTGGTGCAGAGCAGTCCGGAGAGCAGCTTCGAGGACCGGGAACGGCTCAACGTGCTGATGGCCCGCGAGGCCAGGCGAGCGGGCAGGCTGGTCGAGGACCTGCTGTCCATCGCCAGGATCGACGAGGGCCTGGAACTGCGCTGGGAACCGGTGGACCTGCTCGCGCTGGCCCGCTCGGAGGCCGAACGGATCCGGCTGCTGGCCAACCACGTGCAGGTGGTGGTGGCCGGCACCGCGGTGACCGTCTCCGGCGACGCGGACCGGCTGGCCCAGGTGCTGGCCAACCTGCTCGGCAACGCCCGCCGCTACTCCGAACGCGGCGGCGTGGTGTCGGTGCACGTGGGCCAGTACGGACCGTGGGCCTTCGTGGAGGTGGCCGACGCCGGGCCGGGGGTGCCGATGGCCGACCGGCAGCGGATCTTCGACCGGCTGGTCCGGCTGGACGCCGCACGCGACCAGGGGTCGGGCGGGGCCGGGCTGGGGCTGGCGATCGCGCAGGGGATCGCGCGGGCACACGGCGGGAACCTGGAGTGCGTTGAGCCGCCGCCGGGTCAGCCGGGGGCGTTGTTCCGGCTGACGTTGCCGATCCGCCCGCCCACCGGCTGA
- a CDS encoding potassium channel family protein: MIRRRWSVSQLTDRPDHDLVGVIKIPEGGRGPVRSIVTRVIGASIALAVTVVIVYLDREGYRDVDENGLTLLDSIYYATVSLSTTGYGDITPISPTARLTNILVITPLRVLFLIVLVGTTLEVLTERSRQAFKIQKWRANVRDHVVVIGYGTKGRSSVSALLGDGVDPGNIVVVDTDHESLEAATQQKLVTVHGSGTRSDVLRIAGVPQAKAVVVATNRDDTAVLVTLTARELAPTAQIVASVREAENVHLLRQSGADSVVVSSETAGRLLGMATTTPSIVEMFEDLLTPDAGLAIAERDVEPNEIGGSPRHISDIVLGVVRGGQLYRVDAAEADAIEAGDRLLYVKKVTPPEGE, encoded by the coding sequence ATGATCCGGCGTAGGTGGTCGGTGAGCCAGCTGACCGACCGTCCCGACCACGACCTGGTGGGGGTCATCAAGATCCCCGAGGGTGGCCGGGGCCCGGTCCGCTCGATCGTCACCAGGGTGATCGGCGCGTCGATCGCGCTGGCCGTCACGGTGGTCATCGTGTACCTGGACCGCGAGGGCTACCGGGATGTGGACGAGAACGGGCTGACCCTGCTCGACTCGATCTACTACGCCACGGTGTCCCTGTCCACCACCGGCTACGGCGACATCACCCCGATCTCGCCAACGGCCAGGCTGACCAACATCCTGGTGATCACCCCACTCCGGGTGCTCTTCCTGATCGTGCTGGTCGGTACCACCCTCGAAGTCCTCACCGAACGTTCCCGGCAGGCTTTCAAGATCCAGAAGTGGAGGGCCAACGTGCGTGACCACGTGGTCGTCATCGGCTACGGCACGAAGGGCCGCTCGTCGGTCAGCGCCCTGCTCGGCGACGGCGTCGACCCCGGCAACATCGTCGTGGTCGACACCGACCACGAGTCCCTGGAAGCCGCCACCCAGCAGAAGCTGGTCACCGTGCACGGCTCCGGCACCCGCTCCGACGTGCTGCGCATCGCCGGGGTGCCGCAGGCCAAGGCGGTCGTGGTCGCCACCAACCGCGACGACACCGCGGTACTGGTCACCCTGACCGCCCGCGAACTGGCCCCCACGGCCCAGATCGTCGCCTCCGTCCGGGAGGCGGAGAACGTGCACCTGCTCCGCCAGTCCGGCGCCGACTCGGTGGTGGTCTCCAGTGAGACCGCCGGTCGCCTGCTCGGCATGGCCACCACCACCCCGTCCATCGTGGAGATGTTCGAGGACCTGCTGACCCCGGACGCCGGCCTGGCCATCGCCGAACGCGATGTGGAGCCGAACGAGATCGGCGGCTCGCCCCGGCACATCTCCGACATCGTGCTGGGCGTGGTCCGCGGCGGTCAGCTCTACCGGGTGGACGCGGCCGAGGCGGACGCGATCGAGGCCGGGGACCGGCTGCTCTACGTCAAGAAGGTGACCCCGCCCGAGGGGGAGTGA
- a CDS encoding zinc-binding metallopeptidase family protein produces MTDEHHPGAGSAEAQAVAALAETYLADLREWTTIPAISADPAHRADLTRSADALARGLDRDGWPRIRRWDLHGVPSVYAEWPGDPGAPTLLLYAHHDVPPPAALADWRFPPFEPTVRAGSLYGLGVRGGRGRIAALRLGVRAHLAATGGRAPMASLRLLADGAGVPSAGSLYELLGEHPAELTGDLLLCCAAEDVRVRAVPLLRTALDIRELAGPPPLSAAPGPGADERVELPSLHGYAEALATLVRTAGARASGLTDRGSAA; encoded by the coding sequence GTGACCGACGAGCACCATCCGGGCGCGGGTTCCGCCGAAGCACAGGCGGTAGCGGCCCTGGCCGAGACCTACCTGGCGGACCTGCGTGAGTGGACCACCATCCCCGCGATCAGCGCCGATCCCGCACACCGGGCCGACCTGACCCGCTCAGCCGACGCACTGGCCCGCGGCCTTGACCGCGACGGCTGGCCGCGGATCCGCCGCTGGGACCTGCACGGCGTGCCCTCGGTGTACGCCGAGTGGCCGGGTGATCCCGGCGCGCCGACCCTGCTGCTCTACGCCCACCACGACGTGCCGCCGCCTGCCGCGCTGGCCGACTGGCGGTTCCCGCCGTTCGAGCCCACCGTGCGCGCGGGCAGCCTGTACGGACTGGGCGTGCGCGGCGGCCGTGGCCGGATCGCCGCGCTGCGCCTCGGCGTGCGCGCGCACCTGGCCGCCACCGGCGGGCGAGCCCCGATGGCGAGCCTGCGGCTGCTCGCCGACGGCGCCGGCGTGCCCTCGGCGGGGAGCCTGTACGAGCTGCTCGGCGAGCATCCGGCCGAGCTGACCGGCGATCTGCTGCTGTGCTGCGCGGCCGAGGACGTGCGCGTGCGTGCCGTGCCGCTGCTGCGCACCGCGCTGGACATCCGGGAGCTGGCCGGCCCGCCGCCGCTGTCCGCGGCGCCGGGGCCGGGCGCCGACGAGCGCGTTGAGCTGCCCTCGCTGCACGGGTACGCGGAGGCACTCGCCACACTGGTGCGGACCGCCGGCGCCCGTGCGTCCGGCCTGACCGATCGGGGGAGTGCGGCATGA
- a CDS encoding DoxX family protein: MKRAKAAVVLAGFLSGMGVLHFVHPKPFDELVPKALPGGPRTWTYLSGVAELAVGAAVAVPRTRKLGALAAAALFIAVFPANVKMAWDWRDKPLKQKLIAFGRLPLQIPLVLWALRVRRNAGQ, encoded by the coding sequence ATGAAGCGTGCCAAGGCCGCGGTCGTGCTGGCCGGGTTCCTCAGCGGGATGGGTGTGCTGCACTTCGTGCACCCGAAGCCCTTCGACGAACTGGTGCCCAAGGCCCTGCCCGGCGGGCCGCGGACCTGGACCTACCTCTCCGGGGTGGCCGAGCTGGCGGTGGGCGCCGCGGTGGCCGTGCCCAGGACCAGGAAGCTGGGCGCGCTGGCCGCCGCGGCGCTGTTCATCGCGGTGTTCCCGGCCAACGTGAAGATGGCCTGGGACTGGCGGGACAAGCCACTCAAGCAGAAGCTGATCGCCTTCGGCAGGCTGCCGCTGCAGATCCCGCTGGTGCTGTGGGCGCTACGGGTGCGCCGCAACGCCGGTCAGTAG